One segment of Solanum lycopersicum chromosome 1, SLM_r2.1 DNA contains the following:
- the LOC112940661 gene encoding uncharacterized protein, which yields MSQSAALKKKGSNPNKAQSPLKNLNFDMQYRSSTELANQLKIKREQLANKRNDKAKKEHVPIAHNRKNSEDLILQTKKRLFQSGESIQEKRIKLPMQNFRFQISSKQGVTDSVYVTGETFGNSEVQHGIQDQLNFKQVKRKSVIPATSLDQFLAEQWLQKEHDINDLPNCKQVKRKSIISDETKTDYHTVADDLVDQEEINRDECAIEEEIGIDCSTKEILEAKKVRGKTTCKDIHARNLEERKEVTFDKGQAVGPTGKIVSEFTNFIGTISRNPSFINLMYTSWHAVPEDTKKRMWEYINSKFIIPIEGKAWVMTGFRDAWKQYKQKIKERLFDKNSTIEDMLAKCPSDIAEDEFRQLIEYWKDPTVQAMCEMNSQNRKKQKWRHRMGPISFARRATKENNEEPSKFEMFFATRTKTGKELQGDTQIAIAELQNRQNSGETADDVFTAVFGKEQPGRLRCYGRSVTASSLKKDEEDSKLKQKHANEITSLKEEMNEMREEIREEMREEMRNFFSQLLQNNPGLNVRGMQGGVVSNIASPIDAGSTQAVKGQNPLQYSGSTHDPIL from the exons ATGAGTCAATCAGCAGCACTAAAGAAAAAGGGTTCGAATCCGAACAAAGCTCAAAGCCCATTGAAGAATCTGAACTTTGATATGCAATATCGATCAAGTACTGAATTGGCTAACCAGTTAAAGATTAAGAGAGAACAACTTGCTAACAAACGCAATGATAAAGCTAAGAAAGAGCATGTACCAATAGCGCATAACAGAAAGAATTCTGAGGATTTAATTCTACAAACTAAGAAGAGATTATTTCAATCTGGAGAGTCCATTCAAGAGAAAAGAATTAAACTTCCTATGCAAAACTTTAGGTTCCAAATATCTTCAAAGCAAGGTGTTACTGATTCAGTTTATGTGACTGGGGAAACATTTGGTaattcagaggtacaacatggtATTCAAGATCAATTAAACTTCAAACAGGTGAAGAGGAAATCTGTCATACCGGCCACAAGTCTTGATCAGTTTCTAGCAGAACAATGGTTACAGAAAGAACATGATATTAATGATCTACCAAACTGCAAGCAGGTAAAGAGGAAGTCGATCATAAGCGATGAAACAAAAACAGATTACCACACAGTAGCAGATGATCTTGTGGATCAAGAAGAAATCAATAGGGATGAGTGTGCTATAGAAGAGGAAATTGGCATTGATTGTAGTACGAAAG AAATATTGGAGGCGAAAAAAGTCCGAGGAAAAACAACATGTAAGGATATTCACGcaagaaatttggaagaaagaaaggaggtTACATTTGATAAAGGGCAAGCAGTGGGACCAACTGGTAAGATAGTGTCCGAATTCACCAACTTTATAGGAACAATTTCAAGGAATCCGAGTTTCATCAACTTGATGTACACTAGTTGGCATGCGGTGCCAGAAGATACTAAAAAGCGCATGTGGGAATATATAAAT tCCAAATTCATAATTCCAATAGAAGGAAAAGCGTGGGTGATGACTGGCTTTCGTGATGCTTGGAAGCAATAcaagcaaaaaattaaagagagattGTTTGATAAAAATAGTACCATTGAGGACATGCTAGCAAAATGTCCCAGTGACATTGCAGAAGATGAATTTCGTCAATTGATCGAGTATTGGAAAGACCCAACTGTTCAA gcCATGTGTGagatgaattctcaaaacaGGAAAAAGCAAAAATGGAGGCATCGAATGGGACCTATTAGTTTTGCAAGA cGTGCAACCAAAGAAAACAATGAGGAACCATCAAAGTTTGAAATGTTTTTTGCAACTCGTACAAAAACGGGAAAGGAACTTCAGGGCGATACTCAAATTGCAATA gCTGAACTTCAGAATCGCCAAAATTCCGGGGAAACTGCAGATGATGTTTTTACGGCAGTGTTTGGTAAGGAGCAGCCTGGTCGACTTAGGTGTTATGGTAGATCAGTGACAGCAAGTTCATTGAAGAAAGATGAGGAAGATAGCAAGCtaaaacaaaaacatgctaatgaaatcacttctctaaaagaagaaatgaatgaaatgaGAGAGGAAATAAGAGAAGAAATGAGAGAAGAAATGCGAAATTTTTTTAGTCAATTGCTTCAAAACAACCCTGGATTGAATGTTCGAGGAATGCAAGGGGGTGTTGTATCTAACATTGCTTCACCTATTGATGCGGGTAGTACACAAGCTGTAAAAGGCCAAAATCCTCTACAATATTCTGGGTCAACTCATGATCCGATTCTTTAA